The proteins below come from a single Hippocampus zosterae strain Florida chromosome 5, ASM2543408v3, whole genome shotgun sequence genomic window:
- the LOC127600373 gene encoding hepcidin-like produces MMKPFSLSVAMIIMLAFLLIQEGSTISIDNWEPDQHMVEARDDAAAEIPVDLWKVADNKRQRRHNGGCKFCCNCCGRTHFCAFCCEW; encoded by the exons ATGATGAAGCCCTTCAGTTTGTCTGTTGCAATGATCATCATGCTTGCCTTCCTTTTAATTCAGGAGGGTTCCACCATCTCCATTGACAATTGG GAGCCTGATCAGCATATGGTGGAAGCAAGAGATGACGCAGCTGCTGAGATCCCAGTGGACTTATGGAAG GTGGCAGACAACAAGAGGCAGAGACGTCATAATGGAGGTTGCAAGTTTTGCTGCAACTGCTGCGGTCGTACGCATTTCTGTGCCTTTTGCTGTGAATGGTGA